A portion of the Saccharomyces paradoxus chromosome XV, complete sequence genome contains these proteins:
- the RPB2 gene encoding DNA-directed RNA polymerase II subunit RPB2 (RNA polymerase II second largest subunit B150~similar to YOR151C) produces MSDLANSEKYYDEDPYGFEDESAPITAEDSWAVISAFFREKGLVSQQLDSFNQFVDYTLQDIICEDSTLILEQLAQHTTESDNISRKYEISFGKIYVTKPMVNESDGVTHALYPQEARLRNLTYSSGLFVDVKKRTYEAVDVPGRELKYELIAEESEDDSESGKVFIGRLPIMLRSKNCYLSEATESDLYKLKECPFDMGGYFIINGSEKVLIAQERSAGNIVQVFKKAAPSPISHVAEIRSALEKGSRFISTLQVKLYGREGSSARTIKATLPYIKQDIPIVIIFRALGIIPDGEILEHICYDVNDWQMLEMLKPCVEDGFVIQDRETALDFIGRRGTALGIKKEKRIQYAKDILQKEFLPHITQLEGFESRKAFFLGYMINRLLLCALDRKDQDDRDHFGKKRLDLAGPLLAQLFKTLFKKLTKDIFRYMQRTVEEAHDFNMKLAINAKTITSGLKYALATGNWGEQKKAMSSRAGVSQVLNRYTYSSTLSHLRRTNTPIGRDGKLAKPRQLHNTHWGLVCPAETPEGQACGLVKNLSLMSCISVGTDPMPIITFLSEWGMEPLEDYVPHQSPDATRVFVNGVWHGVHRNPARLMETLRTLRRKGDINPEVSMIRDIREKELKIFTDAGRVYRPLFIVEDDESLGHKELKVRKGHIAKLMATEYQDIEGGFEDAEEYTWSSLLNEGLVEYIDAEEEESILIAMQPEDLEPAEANEANDLDVDPAKRIRVSHHATTFTHCEIHPSMILGVAASIIPFPDHNQSPRNTYQSAMGKQAMGVFLTNYNVRMDTMANILYYPQKPLGTTRAMEYLKFRELPAGQNAIVAIACYSGYNQEDSMIMNQSSIDRGLFRSLFFRSYMDQEKKYGMSITETFEKPQRTNTLRMKHGTYDKLDDDGLIAPGVRVSGEDVIIGKTTPISPDEEELGQRTAYHSKRDASTPLRSTENGIVDQVLVTTNQDGLKFVKVRVRTTKVPQIGDKFASRHGQKGTIGITYRREDMPFTAEGIVPDLIINPHAIPSRMTVAHLIECLLSKVAALSGNEGDASPFTDITVEGISKLLREHGYQSRGFEVMYNGHTGKKLMAQIFFGPTYYQRLRHMVDDKIHARARGPMQVLTRQPVEGRSRDGGLRFGEMERDCMIAHGAASFLKERLMEASDAFRVHICGICGLMTVIAKLNHNQFECKGCDNKIDIYQIHIPYAAKLLFQELMAMNITPRLYTDRSRDF; encoded by the coding sequence ATGTCTGATCTTGCAAACTCAGAAAAGTATTATGATGAGGACCCATATGGATTCGAGGATGAAAGTGCACCAATTACTGCAGAAGATTCGTGGGCTGTTATATCCGCGTTTTTTCGCGAAAAAGGGTTAGTTTCCCAACAGCTTGACTCTTTCAATCAATTCGTAGATTATACCTTACAAGACATTATTTGCGAGGATTCTACTTTGATTTTAGAGCAATTGGCACAACATACCACCGAATCGGATAACATCAGTAGAAAGTATGAAATTAGTTTTGGTAAAATCTATGTCACAAAGCCTATGGTAAATGAATCTGATGGTGTTACTCATGCGCTGTATCCACAAGAAGCACGTTTACGTAACTTGACATATTCATCTGGTTTATTTGTTGATGTTAAAAAGAGAACGTATGAAGCTGTTGATGTTCCAGGTAGGGAATTGAAATATGAATTAATCGCCGAAGAATCTGAAGATGACAGCGAAAGtggaaaagtttttatTGGTCGTTTACCTATTATGTTAAGATCAAAGAACTGTTACCTAAGCGAGGCTACAGAATCAGATTTAtataaattgaaagaatgtCCCTTTGATATGGGTGGTTATTTTATCATCAACGGTTCTGAAAAAGTCTTAATTGCACAAGAGCGTTCTGCAGGTAATATTGTTCAAGTGTTCAAGAAGGCCGCCCCATCTCCAATTTCTCATGTGGCAGAAATTAGATCTGCTCTTGAAAAAGGTTCCAGGTTTATCAGTACCCTTCAAGTCAAACTTTATGGTCGTGAAGGTAGTTCAGCCCGTACCATTAAAGCCACTTTACCATATATCAAACAGGATATTCCTATTGTAATCATATTCAGAGCTCTAGGTATTATTCCAGATGGTGAAATTTTAGAACATATTTGCTACGACGTAAATGATTGGCAAATGTTAGAAATGCTTAAACCTTGTGTTGAAGATGGGTTTGTTATTCAAGATCGTGAAACTGCATTGGACTTTATTGGTCGCCGTGGTACTGCCCTTGgtatcaagaaagaaaaaagaattcaGTACGCAAAAGacattttacaaaaagaatTCTTACCTCATATTACTCAGTTAGAAGGTTTTGAAAGTAGAAAGGCATTTTTCTTAGGCTATATGATAAACAGATTATTACTATGTGCTTTAGATCGTAAAGACCAAGATGATCGTGATCATTTcgggaaaaaaagattagaTTTGGCAGGTCCATTATTGGCCCAACTTTTCAAGactttattcaaaaaattaactaAAGACATTTTCCGTTATATGCAAAGAACTGTAGAGGAAGCCCATGACTTTAACATGAAATTAGCCATTAACGCAAAGACCATAACATCAGGGCTGAAGTACGCTTTGGCCACTGGTAACTGGggtgaacaaaaaaaagccatGTCTTCAAGGGCAGGTGTTTCTCAGGTTTTGAACCGTTACACTTATTCTTCCACTTTATCACATTTAAGAAGAACAAACACTCCTATCGGTCGTGATGGTAAATTAGCCAAACCACGTCAATTGCATAATACACATTGGGGGTTGGTCTGTCCTGCAGAAACTCCAGAAGGTCAAGCGTGTGGTTTAGTTAAAAATCTATCACTGATGTCTTGTATTTCTGTTGGTACAGATCCAATGCCTATAATCACCTTTTTAAGTGAGTGGGGTATGGAACCACTAGAAGATTACGTACCACATCAATCACCAGACGCCACAAGAGTTTTCGTTAATGGTGTGTGGCACGGTGTTCACAGAAATCCAGCCAGATTAATGGAAACCCTGAGAACATTGAGAAGAAAGGGTGATATCAATCCAGAAGTCTCCATGATTAGGGATATTCGTGAAAAGGAgctaaaaatatttacagaTGCCGGTAGAGTTTATAGACCATTATTTATTGTTGAGGACGATGAATCACTGGGCCATAAGGAATTAAAGGTAAGAAAGGGCCATATTGCTAAACTGATGGCTACCGAATATCAAGATATTGAAGGTGGATTTGAAGATGCAGAAGAATATACGTGGTCTTCATTATTAAACGAAGGTTTAGTGGAATACATTGatgctgaagaagaagaatctaTATTGATCGCTATGCAACCGGAAGATCTCGAGCCTGCAGAGGCTAATGAGGCTAATGATCTCGATGTTGACCCTGCCAAACGTATCAGAGTATCACACCATGCTACAACGTTTACGCATTGTGAGATTCATCCATCTATGATTCTTGGTGTTGCCGCATCCATTATCCCATTCCCTGACCATAATCAATCTCCACGTAATACTTACCAATCTGCAATGGGTAAGCAAGCTATGGGTGTGTTCCTAACAAACTATAATGTGCGTATGGATACTATGGCCAATATTCTATACTACCCTCAAAAACCATTGGGTACTACACGTGCAATGGAATACCTAAAGTTCAGAGAATTACCTGCAGGTCAAAATGCCATTGTCGCTATTGCATGTTACTCGGGGTATAACCAAGAAGATTCTATGATTATGAATCAGTCTTCAATTGATCGTGGACTGTTCAGATCCCTATTTTTCAGATCCTATATggatcaagaaaagaagtacGGTATGTCTATAACGGAGACTTTTGAGAAACCACAACGTACAAACACTCTAAGAATGAAACATGGTACATACGATAAGTTAGACGATGACGGTCTAATCGCACCTGGTGTCAGAGTTTCAGGAGAAGATGTGATTATTGGTAAAACCACACCAATTTCAccagatgaagaagaactcGGTCAAAGGACCGCATACCATTCTAAACGTGATGCTTCTACGCCATTGAGAAGTACCGAAAACGGTATCGTTGATCAAGTTTTAGTCACAACAAACCAAGATGGGTTAAAATTTGTTAAAGTTCGCGTAAGAACTACAAAGGTTCCTCAAATTGGTGACAAATTTGCCTCTCGTCACGGTCAAAAGGGTACTATTGGTATCACATATCGTAGAGAAGATATGCCATTTACAGCAGAAGGTATTGTTCCGGATTTAATCATTAATCCTCACGCTATTCCATCTCGTATGACTGTTGCCCATTTAATTGAATGTTTGTTGAGTAAAGTCGCAGCACTATCCGGTAATGAAGGTGATGCCTCTCCTTTCACAGACATTACAGTAGAAGGTATATCTAAACTACTGCGTGAACATGGGTATCAATCTCGTGGGTTTGAAGTTATGTATAACGGTCACACGGGTAAAAAGCTAATGGcccaaattttctttggtcCCACATATTATCAACGATTAAGACATATGGTGGATGACAAGATCCATGCCAGAGCACGTGGTCCAATGCAAGTATTGACAAGACAGCCAGTAGAGGGTAGATCAAGAGACGGTGGTTTAAGATTCGGTGAGATGGAACGTGATTGTATGATTGCTCATGGTGCTGCCTCATTCTTGAAGGAGAGATTAATGGAAGCATCCGACGCCTTTAGAGTCCATATTTGTGGTATTTGCGGGCTGATGACTGTTATCGCTAAATTAAATCATAACCAATTCGAATGTAAGGGATGTGATAACAAGATAGATATCTACCAAATTCATATTCCATACGCTGCAAAGTTGTTATTCCAAGAACTGATGGCCATGAACATTACACCACGTTTATATACCGATCGTTCGAGAGatttttga
- the SPP2 gene encoding spliceosome ATPase-activating subunit SPP2 (Essential protein that promotes the first step of splicing~similar to YOR148C): MSKISLKLGNKTLKKNVSKKTKKKTSSQKVNLFNWDNAEITSLPHKSQSKIKIQSIDKFDLDEKSSSEKKLVIKLSENADAKKNDAPLVEYVTEKEYSEVPIEEFGDALLRGMGWESDSEEDAKGDNAQNRSKDIPNASRIHPDGLGIGAKLNKAINVEEASFMPVVKIDKMTGSKVDGDKKNKSR, encoded by the coding sequence ATGAGCAAAATTTCACTTAAATTAGGGAAcaaaactttgaaaaagaacgtttccaagaaaacgaaaaaaaaaacctctTCACAGAAGGTCAATTTATTTAATTGGGATAATGCAGAAATTACAAGCCTTCCGCATAAATCTCAGAGTAAGATAAAGATTCAAAGTATTGATAAATTCGACcttgatgaaaaatcatcctctgaaaagaaactagTGATCAAACTGAGTGAAAATGCGGAcgcaaagaaaaacgaTGCCCCTTTGGTGGAATATGTgactgaaaaagaatatagCGAGGTACCTATCGAGGAATTTGGAGATGCATTACTTCGGGGTATGGGATGGGAAAGTGACTCTGAGGAGGATGCTAAAGGAGATAATGCACAGAACAGAAGCAAAGATATTCCAAATGCCTCGCGGATACATCCGGATGGACTGGGGATTGGCGCCAAATTAAATAAGGCAATAAACGTGGAAGAGGCCTCATTTATGCCGGTCGTAAAAATCGATAAAATGACGGGCAGCAAAGTTGATGGcgataaaaagaataagtCACGATAA
- the SMP3 gene encoding glycosylphosphatidylinositol-alpha 1,2 mannosyltransferase (Alpha 1,2-mannosyltransferase~similar to YOR149C): protein MMSYQWWPYLVYAIGLMLGLGPSYIHPDEHFQCIEILAMQFTKAKGTIPWEFEPKFAARSYAPLLLIYGPLFTILESFSKVRNNPILILYLMRLQNYVMLLLCYHFVIPKLIRNDRKAVQSIKKGLLLTSYVTWTYQTHTFSNSIETLILMTTLTVMENMMNDKNIHTNNFKKSILLGHMLSLGVFNRVTFPAFIFLPCLILFWKFYQIHWKSFSLVLISFLFSSGIFALIDTHIFNNGKGLVITPLNNLKYNLNVQNLQLHGLHPRYTHLLVNLPQILGPTLLLAILSGYKLDKLSTYSIVSGLLFLSLFQHQELRFLVPLLPLFVTNLNWTPFSSTLVNKKLFQGTWLFFNIIMAFIMGISHQGGIVQFLADFYHFNTEKMGVHIWWKTYSPPTWMYMSDNLTVSSLINTQDGVESIDESAFSVGTNHVIDLKGCDLPLLEETIRRFRLSGAITPLTLIAPNSMTSELKKLKRDETVKLTPKRHYLFHFDLDHFDFNDFTTFKPGLTVYSIELL from the coding sequence ATGATGAGTTATCAATGGTGGCCTTATTTAGTATATGCCATCGGGCTAATGCTAGGCCTGGGTCCATCGTATATTCATCCAGATGAACATTTCCAATGCATCGAAATTTTGGCTATGCAATTCACAAAGGCCAAAGGTACGATCCCGTGGGAGTTTGAACCCAAATTTGCTGCTAGAAGTTACGCTCCCTTACTACTGATTTACGGACCATTGTTCACCATCTTAGAATCTTTTTCCAAGGTTCGGAACAATCCGATATTAATCCTGTATTTGATGAGATTACAAAACTATGTAATGCTCCTGTTGTGCTATCATTTTGTGATACCCAAATTGATAAGGAATGACAGGAAGGCCGTACAATCTATCAAAAAAGGTCTACTTTTAACTTCCTACGTAACCTGGACGTATCAAACACACACGTTTTCCAACTCCATAGAAACACTTATTTTGATGACGACTTTGACCGTAatggaaaatatgatgaaCGACAAGAATATTCATACAAACAACTTCAAAAAGTCGATTTTATTGGGACATATGCTTAGTCTTGGCGTTTTTAATAGAGTTACCTTTCCtgcatttattttcttaccatgcttgatattattttggaaattttacCAGATTCATTGGAAATCCTTTTCCTTAGTtctaatttcatttttattttcctccGGTATATTTGCTCTTATTGATACACATATTTTTAATAACGGAAAGGGACTTGTTATTACGcctttgaataatttaaaaTACAACCTTAATGTCCAGAATTTGCAATTACATGGATTACATCCAAGATACACTCATTTACTGGTTAATTTACCTCAAATACTGGGTCCCACATTGCTGCTAGCGATTTTGTCCGGTTACAAACTTGATAAATTGTCTACTTACTCAATAGTATCAGGCTTACTTTTCCTCTCACTTTTCCAACATCAAGAACTAAGATTTTTGGTACCGCTACTTCCACTATTTGTGACGAATTTAAATTGGACACCTTTCAGCTCGACGTTAGTAAACAAAAAACTGTTCCAAGGGACTTGGCTATTTTTTAACATAATCATGGCGTTCATCATGGGAATCTCACATCAAGGCGGAATAGTCCAATTTTTGGCAGATTTCTACCACTTtaatactgaaaaaatggGCGTTCACATATGGTGGAAAACATATTCACCACCGACATGGATGTATATGAGTGATAACCTCACCGTTTCTTCTCTTATTAATACACAGGATGGCGTTGAGTCGATAGATGAATCGGCATTCAGTGTAGGTACCAATCATGTAATAGATCTCAAAGGCTGTGATTTGCCACTTTTAGAAGAAACAATTAGGCGGTTCCGTTTAAGTGGAGCCATCACCCCACTAACTTTAATAGCTCCCAATTCCATGACATCggagttgaaaaaattaaagagaGATGAAACTGTTAAGTTAACACCCAAAAGACATTACTTGTTCCATTTTGATTTGGAccattttgattttaatgATTTCACGACTTTTAAGCCAGGGCTCACCGTGTATTCCATCGAACTACTATAA
- the ATG40 gene encoding Atg40p (similar to YOR152C): MFNLILWPLFLLTSVAIPLQLTLEVVYLTSSVDFSKASAAKTATSLGQSPVVITIYKSLLKYWSLYEFIHFIYLYTPIDAFLNFLPFTSLLMSFGSICLTRELIYDFIAFMESQSKLTGFLNKITEPNFNSYLLFSSIYNIWFADDTNDKFLFGKLTQILISVTKRYEFPRTYYLSQVSDFLQNLILTRLRPFVTDQPQDYRNKYQNSDRESTKNGTAHQNSSQQSSSFEQNFTSTEFPNDYDFMEDILEETAELD, encoded by the coding sequence ATGTTTAATTTAATTTTATGGccattatttttgcttACCTCAGTTGCCATTCCTTTGCAGCTGACACTGGAAGTAGTTTATCTGACGTCTTCGGTCGATTTCTCAAAGGCAAGCGCTGCTAAAACTGCTACTTCTTTGGGTCAGTCCCCAGTTGTCATTACCATTTATAAATCACTGCTAAAATATTGGAGTCTTTACGAGTTCAtacattttatttatctCTATACTCCTATCGATGCCTTTCTGAATTTCTTACCATTTACCTCTTTACTTATGTCGTTTGGAAGTATTTGCTTGACAAGAGAGCTGATATATGACTTCATTGCCTTTATGGAATCTCAGAGCAAGCTTACTGGATTTCTTAATAAGATAACGGAACCGAACTTTAACAGTTATCtactgttttcttcaatttatAACATTTGGTTTGCAGATGACACCAACGACAAATTCTTATTCGGTAAACTAACTCAGATTTTAATATCTGTAACAAAGAGATACGAATTTCCAAGAACATACTACTTATCGCAAGTTTCTGATTTCTTACAAAATCTAATTTTGACGAGATTGAGACCCTTTGTAACGGATCAGCCCCAAGACTACAGAAACAAATATCAAAACAGTGATCGCGAATCTACAAAGAATGGGACTGCTCACCAGAACTCTTCACAACAGTCGTCGTCTTTTGAGCAGAATTTTACCAGCACAGAGTTTCCCAATGATTATGATTTTATGGAGGACATTCTTGAAGAAACAGCTGAACTGGATTAG
- the MRPL23 gene encoding mitochondrial 54S ribosomal protein uL13m (Mitochondrial ribosomal protein of the large subunit~similar to YOR150W): MSQKIGHSGLAFARLWHHVDVARDKRTLGRLASAIAITLIGKHKPVYHPSQDCGDYVVVTNCQKIRVTGKKFEQKTYWSHSGRPGQLKLQTMEKVVADKGFGEILKKAVSGMLPKNKLRKQRLDRLKVFDGSENPYKQNITAFANEQSSIPESLKESIFNQLK; encoded by the coding sequence ATGTCGCAGAAAATTGGACACAGTGGTTTGGCGTTTGCACGCCTTTGGCACCATGTTGACGTTGCCCGTGACAAGAGAACATTAGGTAGATTGGCTTCAGCGATTGCAATTACCTTGATTGGTAAACATAAGCCTGTCTACCATCCATCGCAAGACTGTGGAGATTACGTGGTGGTAACTAACTGCCAGAAAATACGCGTAACAGGTAAGAAATTTGAGCAGAAGACCTACTGGTCTCATTCGGGTAGACCTGGTCAACTTAAGTTACAGACAATGGAAAAGGTTGTTGCCGATAAAGGGTTTGGAGAGAtcttaaaaaaagcagTTAGTGGTATGCTTCCCAAAAATAAACTGAGAAAGCAACGATTAGACCGTTTAAAAGTTTTCGATGGAAGTGAAAATCCttataaacaaaatattacCGCTTTTGCCAATGAACAATCATCAATACCAGAATCTCTTAAAGAATCAATTTTCAACCAATTGAAATAG